The Aquarana catesbeiana isolate 2022-GZ unplaced genomic scaffold, ASM4218655v1 unanchor239, whole genome shotgun sequence genome has a window encoding:
- the LOC141122088 gene encoding uncharacterized protein, whose protein sequence is MRKTSEDCLTLSPDCKVEDEDITQYSPGENPTTSNVHPAPHSVDGPSYSSYPEEPQTVRDGAVLPTEKSFSCTECGKCFPSKSKLNVHKRSHTGEKPYSCPECGKCFPDKSNLYTHQRSHTGEKPHSCPECGKCFSLKSKLYRHQRSHTGEKPYSCLECGKCFSDKSYLYKHQRSHTGEKPYSCPECGKCFSEKSDLNKHQRSHTGEKPYSCPECGKCFSVKSDLNKHQRSHTGEKPYSCPECRKCFSDNSTFNRHQRSHTGEKPYSCPECGKCFSDKFPLYRHQRSHTGEKPYSCPECGKCFSDKLYLYTHQRSHTGEKPYSCPECGKCFTQKSHLSTHQRSHTGEKPYSCPECGKCFSRKSHLCIHQRSHTGE, encoded by the coding sequence atgaggaaaacctcagaggattgtctcactttgtctccagactgtaaagtagaagatgaggacatcacacagtatagtccaggagaaaacccgactacctcaaatgtccatccggcaccacacagtgtagatggaccatcgtattcctcttatcctgaggaacctcagactgtgagggacggtgccgtccttccaacagagaagagcttttcctgtactgagtgtgggaagtgtttcccttctaaatctaaacttaatgtgcataaaagatctcacacgggggagaagccatattcatgccctgagtgcgggaaatgctttccAGATAAGTCCAATCtatacacacatcagagatctcacacaggggagaagccgcattcctgtccagagtgcgggaaatgtttttcactgaagagcaaactttacagacatcagagatctcacacaggggagaagccgtattcctgtcttgagtgtgggaaatgtttttcagataagtcctatctttacaaacatcagagatctcacacgggggagaagccgtattcctgtcctgagtgtgggaaatgtttttcagagaagtctgatcttaacaaacatcagagatctcacacaggggagaagccgtattcctgtcctgagtgtggtaaATGCTTTTCAGTGAAGTCCGATcttaacaaacatcagagatctcacacaggggagaagccgtattcctgtcctgagtgcaggaaatgtttttcagacaattccacttttaacagacatcagagatctcacacgggggagaagccgtattcctgtcctgagtgcgggaaatgtttttcagataagttcCCTCTTTacagacatcaaagatctcacactggggagaagccctattcctgtcctgagtgcgggaaatgtttttcagataagttgtatctttacacacatcagagatctcacacgggggagaagccatattcctgtcctgagtgtgggaaatgttttacacaaaagtcccatctttccacacatcagagatcacacacaggggagaagccgtattcctgtcctgagtgcgggaaatgtttttcacgtaaGTCTCATCTTtgcatacatcagagatctcacacgggggagtgA